The nucleotide sequence gaactttggcggcgcaccctcgcgttcttcgtcttccaagccaaactcaccacttttaaagcgtgcaaaccacttctggcacgttcgctcagatagagcatgctcaccataaacttccaccaagatacgatgactttcggctgcttttttcttcatattaaaataatgaagaagaattccccgcaaaaacacattatttggcacgaaattcgacattttcaagtgtggtaaaaatattgttgtttacgcttcaaataaaaaacttatactgacgtttgtgccttacgacagtagctctccaatgaatgtttggaaatgtggatcgatggaataataatcaagttacgccatctgttgtaaaaccgcacgaacttataaatagacctattagattTATTTATGAGAATAGAATAGATTTATTTATGagtaatttacttatttatgagtaattttgcaccaccttgtacaaccgctttaaaaataaagttgaaatcaaacttgtcaaaaaataaataaatttattcatccaaaagttaaaactaaatatagtaaaaaaattaaaaacgggcGTGGTTTTTATATCGGCTCTAAATTAGACTCCCTTCAATGGTTGTCTACGTACATTTTTATACACATCCGTGCAGTCTTAACTACGTATAAATCGTTCATTTCTCTGATGGCTTCAAGTAGAGCTTTCCCTTTGGTATTGGTCAGTCTTAAGCCCCATGTCATGTTCTTTGCGTTGAAATCACGCCCCTCTATAAATTTGTTTCCAAGTGTATTTAGGTAATCGACATAatggtttattttattattaaattttggtggGCAGTATGCAGCTGATATATAGTAGTCAATAAGCCATGAGTGTCATTAATTTGAATTGTCATTGCTTGTAGGTGATCCATTTTGAATTGCTCCatttcactacatattatattttgacTTAATATAACAGCTGGGCCTCTATTTGCTTTATTGTCAGGATGATTGgtacaaaaaatgttatatccTGGAATTCTTACAAAGGATTTATCGCTAAAATGTGTTTCCAATACCATTAGTATGTCAATGCTGTTTTGTCTGATGTAGTTTTGAGTTTCCAGTATATGTTGGCTTAGTCCGTTTGCATTCCATAAGGCTATTGTCAAGTTATTTTCTTTGGTCATCCATTTTGGTGACGAGAAGTGTTATGATGTTCATCATGTTCGACATTTGGTTGGATAGCTGGCTTATCATTGTTTTCAATTCCTGTATATCATCGTTTTGAGGCGtagtatttgttttatttgctattttgttACTACTTGTGCATAAGTCCCTGAAATTTTTCTGGTGTGTTCACTTGTGTCGTTTTGCTGGTTTGAACTTGTCTGTGTAGcaggcatttcttttttttgcagaGCTGGGAAACGTTGCACTCTTAGGGATTTGTAAATCATGCAGCCTTTTTAGTTTGCGGTGTGCTTCTCTTTACATAGGGcacatttaatattttggtcATTTATATTAATGGAACGGTTCACAGTTTTGTGCCGGCCTGCACATTTAACGCAGACTGGACTTCttgtgcaataattttttgtatgccgtTAAGTACCTTAAGCTCGTAGTTATTTTGAATGCTATCATTCAAAGCATTGACTAATGGTGGtggttttggtatttttttttggccGACCACCTTCGATGGTAGCGGCCTTTGTTGCTCTTTGTTGGTAGATTCTTCCACATCGCTCTCTGGAGAAAGTATGTCGAATCTATTCTCAGTTGGTGATCGCATCAACCAGTATGCTAGTTGTTGCTGTTTGGTGGGATGTTGTTTTggtcttttatttgatttgataatttgcatttctttttgCGCGCTGCTGCCTGATGCATTAGTGCGTGTGTTTAATGTCAATGAAAATCGAGTTGAATGCTGAtgcttctgttgttgttgttgttgacgttGCTGCTGTCGTTGTGGTGCTGGTGTTTGTTGTAACTGTTGAGAGAGAAACTCCAGTCAGAGCAAGAGCattcatactttattttttattatttggattGCTTTTGTTCCTTTATCCGACGCGAGGGCCGCTTGATCGGACCACAAGCGGTTGGTTTGAGAGAGAATTATTGTGTGTTGGTATTGTTGGTATTTTTGGGGATTCACTGTGGGAGCTTTTACTCTCGCACGGGGGTAAGTGAAGGACactcatgatgcaaagaataatgagatggcgcccatcgtggtcccgttactttgcgctcagcgaatttgacaactagttacgtgattttagctccagtatggccagattaccattttcgtaacttgatttagcatttttttttttgttatttttattatttttcgctactctcgctactgcagagttgcctagctttggatataaaaacgcactaaatgcccatttaaagaaaataaaacacgaaatttttattgtgttaagtaagaactttgtaagcgtgacaaattgtctgtagaatgtgcgttttttttaaataaatgtgttaatcttatgtacaatttaatttatgagttttttttgttaagcgaaactctttcgttaagggaacgacttttttgctatatttgaagttatgtaactaaatagataaggtactctttttgtaaaaatgtcagtatggtttctttagtattttctggtattttgttgcttatttttactatgaatatacctcttgatgctctatgtctcactaaggattgatgaccggaagaaatgattacacctctatggtttcgattcgcattcaataaattcaaaggctttttaaaatgtgttaaaagaATTTCactcttaagaagagttgagagaggggcatttaatatttttgcatagccttaaatggagccaaaaattaaatttgcactttcaaattatcaaattttataagagtaaaaaaattttcattagcactaaaatcttctcagagtggccttttttaaacttcttttgtataataatacagttttttttcaacctaaagtctcggtagccttaaattaaaaacaaaaagaaacaaacaccaaacttaaaaattgtcgcattttcggtataaaaaagcactaaatttattacgaagagcaaatggttggcaatactgcacaactctgcaagcgtgacgtcacgtacgctctgatgggcgcaatcttctttctatcactCTTGAAGGACACTCATATGCTGAGATAAAGCAAtaatgcttttttatatttatgtttatttttcttttgattttgagGTTTAAATACACAATCATAAAGCAAAGCAAAGCTTAACGAGTCAGTTGGTACTTTTGATGTTTAGAGCCACTATCTCAGATCAATTGTGCGCACTAGTTATTGGTTATAGATATTATTTCGCTGAGCGATTTGAAAAACACGTCTGTTCACACTTACAGTGAAAAGGCGAAGATAAATCAACACATATTTTATGTTGTgtttcaatttatagtttatgttttCGACggcaaattacatacatatgtatgtatgtgagcatgtacatttgtgtatgaaaaacaataatgcacaagggcaacaacaacatcttcctttcatatgtacatatgcatgtatacccaaataaccttgacttacgTATTTattcacatgtcacagcacatcacattcttacaagaaatgcaaaacaattctgctctaaagcttatgtaggtgtgtatgtacatatatctaccttatgtcctagcatacataaatattatatatagggtACGTTCGCGATGGCAATCAGAACAGCAGTGttgcaaattttgcaaagtatCACGTTCTTCTTGAATCTGTGGCAACACTTGCAAAAGTCAAACGTTCTATTTACTCATCACGCGCGCAAATAACCTGAATAACcggcaacacaaaatttttgtctGCAAGCTTGCATTTGTGTTAAGTAATGGAAAAAGAAAGGTAAGCGTAATTGTTATGTATTTAATGTTTTATGcactttaataattataataccgattaatttaatatatttttactttatttgcagCGAAAGACTGAATACTGCCATGAGCAAGCTATTAATTAGATGCCGGCTGGACATGGAGGCCGAATTCGTTGCCGGCAAAAAGAAAAGATCTGTTCTCTGGGGTAAAGTCCTAGATTCCATGAAGGCAGTAAATCCAGATGTTCCTGATAGTAAGGAAGTACTCCagagaaaatttcttaatttattagcATCGTATAAACGCATAAAAAGGCGAAATAAAGAATCAGGTCGGGACGCAACCACCTGGGAGTACTTCGACGAGTTTGATGCCATGTACGGTTGTCGGCATTCAGTTGAGCCGCCAGAGGAAAATTTGCAGTCTTCCTTGGCAAGCCCATCGGGTGATGAAAGCGAGTGCGATTTGGAAGAGCAGGTTGGCAGCGCAAGGAAACGTTCCAAGAAAACGGCAAATGAGGCGATATCATTTTTTAAGGAAGAAGCTAGCAAGGAACAAAACCGACATGAGGATGTACTACGGTTAGAGAGGGAAAAGCTTGAGATTGAAAAG is from Anastrepha ludens isolate Willacy chromosome 4, idAnaLude1.1, whole genome shotgun sequence and encodes:
- the LOC128861215 gene encoding uncharacterized protein LOC128861215, which gives rise to MEKESERLNTAMSKLLIRCRLDMEAEFVAGKKKRSVLWGKVLDSMKAVNPDVPDSKEVLQRKFLNLLASYKRIKRRNKESGRDATTWEYFDEFDAMYGCRHSVEPPEENLQSSLASPSGDESECDLEEQVGSARKRSKKTANEAISFFKEEASKEQNRHEDVLRLEREKLEIEKEKIRVLNSLRDILAKRT